A window from Peromyscus eremicus chromosome 1, PerEre_H2_v1, whole genome shotgun sequence encodes these proteins:
- the Insl6 gene encoding insulin-like peptide INSL6: protein MKQLCCSCLLWLGVLQATFSHEKEGSRRRKLCGRYLLIEIIKLCGQTDWRQFELEDQTPLTRLAPAPHLSKKVKTFIPDQSPSSTWRGFTNPVPAPASHKKAVYTWEHQPAPDYQFEKASLFQEKTRQFSPLGVNPYAQSIKVQQKNRNRINTFSSLFWGNHPQRKRRSFSDKCCLKGCTKEELAVACLPYVDLKNLTIKQMSLVTELYTPS, encoded by the exons ATGAAGCAGCTGTGCTGTTCATGTCTGTTGTGGCTTGGAGTCCTACAGGCTACTTTCTCTCATGAGAAAGAAGGCAGCAGACGCAGGAAGCTGTGCGGCAGGTACCTGCTGATAGAAATTATAAAACTCTGTGGCCAGACTGATTGGAGACAGTTCGAGTTGGAGGACCAAACTCCTTTGACACGGCTCGCTCCTGCTCCCCATCTCTCAAAGAAGGTCAAAACCTTCATCCCTGACCAAAGCCCTTCTTCGACCTGGAGAGGATTCACAAACCCAG TCCCTGCACCCGCCTCTCACAAGAAAGCAGTATACACTTGGGAACACCAGCCAGCTCCCGACTATCAGTTTGAAAAGGCCAGCTTGTTTCAGGAGAAGACAAGACAGTTTTCACCCCTCGGTGTCAATCCCTACGCTCAGAGTATAAAAGTTcagcagaaaaacagaaacagaatcaaTACCTTCAGCAGTTTATTTTGGGGGAACCATCCCCAAAGGAAGCGCAGAAGTTTCTCAGATAAATGCTGTCTGAAAGGATGCACCAAAGAAGAGCTGGCCGTAGCGTGTCTCCCATATGTTGATTTAAAAAacttaacaataaaacaaatgtcaCTGGTGACTGAGTTGTACACACCATCGTAG